In Pirellula sp. SH-Sr6A, the DNA window CAGAGATATCGACCCGACTGAACACCTCGGGAAGATCTCGCCTGCGCCCCATTGCTAATACGACACGCGACAAGCCCAGCACTAGGTTGATCAAGACTCCCAGCATCGACATGACGGCCCCCACACCGACAAGGTAGCTTACCTGTGGGATCAAAAATCGCTTTGCAACCATCTCGAGCGGTGCCCCGCTCTCGACAGCCCCACCCTCGAACGCAATCGCTCCTACCACGTTGACCGAAACCCACGCTACCGATAGATAGAGCACCATCGATACCCCGAGAGTAAAAATGATGGCGATGGAAATGTTCTTACGTGGATTACGAATCTCTTCACCCAAAGTCGCGATCCGACCATACCCCGTATATGCCACGAACATTAGGGCGCATGCTTCGAGAATTCCCATGAAATGCGAATCGGAACGAGCCTCTCCTATCCCTGCGAGTGTAGCCTTGCCATCGGGCGCAAACCAAACGGTCATTAGCCCGATCACAATAAAAATCGCCAACGCAGTAAGCGTGACTGTCACGACTGACGCATTGAAAATGCTGCTCCATCGAACGCCGAGCAGAACGATGCCCATGACGACAACTAGTAAAACAAGTCCGATCGGAACTTTGAAGCTGTCTGCTTCAACTTGAAACAAACGAAGCCCATAGCTTGCAAATCCAAGGGCTGCGGTCGCCGCCGATGCGCTCTTCGCGCATAGGAACATCCACCCTGCGGTGAATCCAAGGCTCGGGTGCAACCAGCGATATCCGTATTCGTAGGTCCCACCACTGACAGGATGTGCTGCAGCCAACTGCGCACTGCTCAATCCGTTGAGTGTTGCCACCACAGCCGCCACGCCAATCGCCACTACAATCCAATCGCCTGCCTCACGAATCGCATAACCCACGCTTACAAAGATGCCGGTGCCAATAATGGCCCCCAGCCCCATCATCGTAGCGCCGAAAACTCCGACTTCGCGTCGCAATGTTCCCGAAATTGCGTTCGTATGCAAAGCAGTCATCGTGGTGACATCAACGCATCAGGCCTTTGGTAGTTCATCGGGACTTCTCCCGTTAGTGATTTAAGAAACACCACAATCGAGTCAATCTGATTGCCACGTAACTCCCGGTCGACTTGTAGCCTAGCCATGATGGTAACAGCCGCTTTCAAATCGGAAACCGAACCATCGTGAAAATAGGGACCGGTTTTGTCGATATTGCGAAGCATCGAAATGCGGAAGTGAAACTTGTCGGCTTCATTCTCACTCGATTCGAAGAGTCCTTCATCAGGGACCTGTGAATTGGTAAGAGTCCAATAATCTCCGTAAACTCCGAACATCGCTACGTCCTCGCCACCGAGTAATTTACCCGAGTGACAATCTGCACAACCAATATCCAAGAAGAGACGAAGCCCTTCCTTTTGCTTGGCATCGATCGCGACACGATTACCTGCCAGGTAACGATCGAAGGGTGCGGGCGTCGTCAACGTCTCTTCATACGCTTCGATAGCCTTCGCGTAGTTAACGGGTGTAACAGGACTAGGTTGAGTCGGAAACGCAGCCTTGAACAGCGGTTCGTAACCATATCGGGTCAATAACGGGAGCACGTCATCGGCACGGGCGAATCCCATCGAGCCCGTCAGTGATTTCTCAGCTTGATGAGCTCCCGATTTCCGATCTGCCGTCCATCGGAGATTTGGTTGAAGCATCGAGTTGAAAACGGTCTGTGAGTTGCGTTTTGTCCGCTTGCCCTTCGCATCCAAAGAGAATTGCGCCGAATCAGCCCCCCAAGCCGAAGTTGTGTGGCAATTGGCACACGCCACTTTACCGTTGGAAGACAATCGTTCATCCCAGAACAAGCGGTGGCCGAGCTCCACAATGGGGCGTTCCATCTGATCGTCAGGCGATTCGTCCACCGCCCCGAACATCGATTTGGCTCTTTCATGGAGTTTGTCGGCTTCATCTTGAGCCATCGCGCTAGCAGACGCGATGACCAGAACTCCTGCGACTCGACAGAAAACCGTGAACGTATCCCATCGCATTCCACTCACCAGAATCATCCAGGCACCCAGAACCTTCGTCATCTAGCTATCTCCTCACAAAGTGATTTGCGATCTAACGGGCAATCGACGGCTGGATCGTGTCCTTATCGGTGACGCCGCAACCGATTGCATTCTCTCTTCTTTAGGCAACTCAAAAGGCCAATACTAGGAGAAAAATTCTCAAGCGAGACTGTCACTTGGCGCTAACCCGGACGCCGTAGCTCGTAAAGTTTTCACCCGAGGGCCGCCCGCCATTCGAAATTGCAATACGGGTTTCCATCCATCCCCATCTTATCGAATCACCCCGAATCTCCTACTCGAGTTTCTTGTCCTTGACTCCAACAACCATATAGTGGCGTGGCATTGTTTCCGACACAACCTCTGCCCTAAATCCGCCCTTTTCTAGCTGCACGATTACATCATCTGGCGACAATCGCATCTCTTTCGGTGGGCCCGTTTCGGCATCAATCGCATAATCCACAACTACGAAACGTCCACCTGGTCTCAATCCGTTATAAACCTTCTGAGCGTAAGCTTCTTGACCCGCCACGTGATGCCAGGTGTCGAGCGTTACAACCGCATCGACACTTGCAGGTGCCAACTCAGGATCATGGAATCCGACCTTATTCGGTACGATTTTGGCCGGGCCAAGTTGAGTCATATGGTC includes these proteins:
- a CDS encoding APC family permease produces the protein MTALHTNAISGTLRREVGVFGATMMGLGAIIGTGIFVSVGYAIREAGDWIVVAIGVAAVVATLNGLSSAQLAAAHPVSGGTYEYGYRWLHPSLGFTAGWMFLCAKSASAATAALGFASYGLRLFQVEADSFKVPIGLVLLVVVMGIVLLGVRWSSIFNASVVTVTLTALAIFIVIGLMTVWFAPDGKATLAGIGEARSDSHFMGILEACALMFVAYTGYGRIATLGEEIRNPRKNISIAIIFTLGVSMVLYLSVAWVSVNVVGAIAFEGGAVESGAPLEMVAKRFLIPQVSYLVGVGAVMSMLGVLINLVLGLSRVVLAMGRRRDLPEVFSRVDISGRAPTGAVLLVGGCIALLIVIGNGKTTWSFSAFTVLIYYSITNLAAIRMSDSERRYPSLLAWLGLFSCLFLAFWVEPSVWLVGVGLIGVGLLWWRIRKLQSC
- a CDS encoding cytochrome-c peroxidase; the protein is MTKVLGAWMILVSGMRWDTFTVFCRVAGVLVIASASAMAQDEADKLHERAKSMFGAVDESPDDQMERPIVELGHRLFWDERLSSNGKVACANCHTTSAWGADSAQFSLDAKGKRTKRNSQTVFNSMLQPNLRWTADRKSGAHQAEKSLTGSMGFARADDVLPLLTRYGYEPLFKAAFPTQPSPVTPVNYAKAIEAYEETLTTPAPFDRYLAGNRVAIDAKQKEGLRLFLDIGCADCHSGKLLGGEDVAMFGVYGDYWTLTNSQVPDEGLFESSENEADKFHFRISMLRNIDKTGPYFHDGSVSDLKAAVTIMARLQVDRELRGNQIDSIVVFLKSLTGEVPMNYQRPDALMSPR